From Aliarcobacter butzleri, the proteins below share one genomic window:
- a CDS encoding M14 family metallopeptidase: protein MITREIFKSNLPVGEKLSIKRSRFEPKSSYKNSEKLKRISIVSGIHGDELEGQFVIFLLAQWLNENSDKLRGIVDIYPAVNSLGVDTITRGFPLYDIDLNRAFPGDVNDFLPGQVVYALTQDVKGSDIAIDIHSSNIFLREIPQIRINKEFSKDTLPLAKELNCDFIWIHDAVTVLEATFSHTMNSMGTKTLVVEMGVGMRLTKEYGEQLLIGILNLMKKEKIIECDEDFDVRKPFSSEVGGVFYLNAPKSGLFVPALDHCAIIQKGTKIGDIVDPLTGTVLDTLIAPNNGILFTLREYPVVYEGSLIARIFGVNNGKN from the coding sequence ATGATTACAAGAGAGATATTTAAATCAAATTTACCAGTTGGAGAAAAACTATCTATAAAAAGAAGTAGGTTTGAGCCAAAAAGTAGTTATAAAAATAGTGAAAAACTTAAAAGAATTTCTATTGTTAGTGGAATTCATGGAGATGAATTAGAAGGGCAATTTGTTATTTTTCTTTTAGCTCAATGGTTAAATGAAAATAGTGATAAATTAAGAGGAATAGTAGATATTTATCCTGCTGTTAATTCCCTTGGAGTTGATACTATAACAAGAGGGTTTCCTTTATATGATATTGATTTAAATAGAGCTTTTCCTGGAGATGTAAATGACTTTCTTCCTGGACAAGTTGTATATGCTTTAACACAAGATGTAAAAGGAAGTGATATAGCTATTGATATTCATTCAAGTAATATTTTTTTAAGAGAGATACCTCAAATTAGAATAAATAAAGAGTTTTCAAAAGATACACTACCTCTTGCAAAAGAACTTAATTGTGATTTTATTTGGATTCATGATGCAGTTACTGTTTTAGAAGCTACTTTTTCTCACACTATGAATTCAATGGGAACAAAAACACTTGTTGTTGAAATGGGTGTTGGTATGAGACTTACAAAAGAGTATGGTGAACAACTTTTAATAGGAATTCTGAATCTTATGAAAAAAGAAAAAATCATAGAGTGTGATGAAGATTTTGATGTAAGAAAACCATTTAGTTCTGAAGTTGGAGGAGTTTTTTATTTAAATGCTCCTAAAAGTGGTTTATTTGTACCTGCACTTGATCATTGTGCGATTATTCAAAAAGGTACTAAAATAGGTGATATTGTTGATCCTTTAACTGGAACTGTACTTGATACATTAATTGCACCAAATAATGGAATATTATTTACATTAAGAGAATATCCTGTAGTTTATGAGGGTTCTTTAATAGCTAGAATTTTTGGAGTTAATAATGGAAAAAATTGA
- a CDS encoding MoaD/ThiS family protein, producing MAKVYIPRTLRLFTNGDFEIILGGEKISDVVSNLVGKYQDLENYIFTNEGRLKSFVNIYLNEEDIKRLDNLETKVYDDDKILLVPSITD from the coding sequence ATGGCAAAAGTTTATATACCTAGAACTCTAAGATTATTTACGAATGGCGATTTTGAGATAATACTAGGAGGAGAAAAAATATCTGATGTTGTATCAAATTTAGTTGGCAAATATCAAGATTTAGAAAATTATATATTTACAAATGAAGGAAGATTAAAAAGTTTTGTAAATATTTATTTAAATGAAGAAGATATTAAACGTTTAGATAACTTAGAAACAAAAGTTTATGATGATGATAAAATACTTTTAGTCCCATCTATTACAGATTAA
- a CDS encoding sulfate ABC transporter substrate-binding protein, which translates to MIKNIKNIALASLLISTLGFADDFAYDKKAEAEKKSIEILNVSYDPTRELYEEYNKAFSKYWKEKTGQNVTIKQSHGGSGKQARAVIDGLKADVVTLALAYDIDAVAEKGHLIPKDWQKKLDFNSSPYTSTIVFLVRKGNPKGIKDWNDLIKDGVEVITPNPKTSGGARWNYLAAYAYGLKQELGSLDKIDFNSQKYKVADEKAKEYVSKLLKHVPVLDSGARGATNTFVQRKIGDVLLAWENEAFLAINELGKDEFEIVVPSISILAEPPVSVVDVNAKKRGTFTVSTEYLNHLYSKEGQEIAVKNYYRPSLPELVNKEDLKIFPKLELFKIDDVFGSWANAQKVHFDDGGTFDLIYK; encoded by the coding sequence ATGATAAAAAATATAAAAAACATTGCATTAGCATCATTGCTAATTTCAACATTAGGTTTTGCAGATGATTTTGCATACGATAAAAAAGCTGAAGCAGAAAAAAAATCGATTGAAATCTTAAATGTTTCATATGATCCAACAAGAGAACTTTATGAAGAGTATAATAAAGCATTCTCAAAATATTGGAAAGAAAAAACAGGACAAAATGTAACAATTAAACAATCACATGGTGGTTCTGGAAAACAAGCAAGAGCAGTAATTGATGGATTAAAAGCAGATGTTGTAACTTTGGCACTTGCTTATGATATTGATGCAGTTGCTGAAAAAGGACATTTAATTCCTAAAGATTGGCAAAAAAAATTAGATTTCAATTCATCTCCTTATACTTCTACTATTGTTTTTTTAGTTAGAAAAGGAAATCCAAAAGGAATAAAAGATTGGAATGATTTAATTAAAGATGGTGTTGAAGTTATAACTCCAAATCCAAAAACTTCAGGAGGTGCTAGATGGAACTATTTAGCAGCTTATGCTTATGGTTTAAAACAAGAACTTGGAAGTTTAGACAAAATTGATTTTAACTCACAAAAATATAAAGTTGCTGATGAAAAAGCAAAAGAGTATGTTTCAAAACTTTTAAAACATGTTCCAGTTCTTGATTCAGGTGCAAGAGGAGCTACAAATACATTTGTACAAAGAAAAATTGGAGATGTACTTTTAGCTTGGGAAAATGAAGCATTCTTGGCAATAAACGAGCTTGGAAAAGATGAGTTTGAAATAGTTGTTCCATCTATTTCAATATTAGCTGAACCACCTGTTAGTGTTGTTGATGTAAATGCTAAAAAAAGAGGAACATTTACTGTTTCAACTGAGTATTTAAATCATCTTTATTCAAAAGAGGGACAAGAAATAGCTGTTAAAAACTATTATAGACCAAGTCTTCCTGAATTAGTAAATAAAGAAGATTTAAAAATATTCCCAAAACTTGAATTATTTAAAATCGATGATGTTTTTGGAAGTTGGGCAAATGCACAAAAGGTACACTTTGATGATGGTGGAACATTTGATTTAATTTACAAATAG
- a CDS encoding EAL domain-containing protein codes for MEKIEDIDSEILFPNRKDFIKDNIAKEFNKVAIFDISGFGNINHYYGYDFGEKILKMVSIRLENKFLNGKIYYLGADIFAATSNETVSKDRFVQAVKSIIWYFGYSPIELNGYKVYIPLRAGVAINYAELLFCAEYALKQTRVLKHNLVVYDNEEHHICNPSSLSIEQELYWEMQIIQAIKKDKFEIFAQSINSQNEKKYEILIRMKDSKDEIVSPYFFINRAKKINLYNEITKKVIQKSFEFFEDKNVEFSINFSISDILEKDVVDFLIQKIYEFDIGYFLTIEITESEGIDNIEEVVSFIKIVKNLGVKIAIDDFGTGYSNFSYLVKLQADFIKLDGSIIQEINKTKTAKAVVEAIVFFAQKIGIKTVAEFVSSKEIFETCKELNIDYFQGYWFDEPKNVKELKL; via the coding sequence GTGGAGAAGATTGAAGATATTGATAGTGAAATTTTATTTCCAAATAGAAAAGATTTTATAAAAGATAATATAGCAAAAGAGTTTAATAAAGTAGCAATATTTGATATAAGTGGATTTGGAAATATAAATCACTATTATGGATATGATTTTGGAGAAAAAATCCTAAAAATGGTATCTATAAGATTAGAAAATAAGTTTTTAAATGGAAAGATTTACTATTTAGGAGCAGATATTTTCGCAGCTACTTCAAATGAAACTGTTTCAAAAGATAGATTTGTTCAAGCTGTAAAATCTATTATTTGGTATTTTGGATATTCTCCTATTGAATTAAATGGATATAAAGTTTATATACCATTAAGAGCAGGAGTTGCAATAAATTATGCAGAACTTCTGTTTTGCGCAGAGTATGCTTTAAAACAAACAAGAGTTTTAAAACATAATTTAGTTGTATATGATAATGAAGAGCATCATATTTGTAATCCTTCTTCTTTATCAATAGAACAAGAACTATATTGGGAAATGCAAATAATTCAAGCTATAAAAAAAGATAAATTTGAGATTTTTGCGCAATCAATAAATAGCCAAAATGAGAAAAAATATGAAATATTAATTCGTATGAAAGACTCAAAAGATGAAATTGTAAGTCCATATTTTTTTATTAATAGGGCTAAAAAAATAAATTTATATAATGAAATCACAAAAAAAGTAATTCAAAAATCTTTTGAGTTTTTTGAGGACAAAAATGTTGAGTTTAGTATAAATTTTTCAATTAGTGATATTTTAGAAAAAGATGTTGTAGATTTTTTGATACAAAAAATTTATGAATTTGATATAGGATATTTTTTAACAATTGAAATAACAGAGAGCGAAGGTATTGATAATATCGAAGAAGTTGTCTCTTTTATTAAGATTGTAAAAAATTTGGGTGTGAAAATAGCAATAGATGATTTTGGTACAGGGTATTCAAATTTTTCTTATTTAGTAAAACTTCAAGCAGATTTTATTAAACTTGATGGTTCAATTATTCAAGAGATAAATAAAACAAAAACAGCTAAAGCTGTTGTTGAAGCAATAGTGTTTTTTGCCCAAAAAATCGGTATTAAAACTGTTGCAGAGTTTGTTTCTTCAAAAGAGATTTTTGAAACTTGTAAAGAGTTAAATATTGACTATTTTCAAGGTTATTGGTTTGATGAACCAAAAAATGTAAAAGAATTAAAATTATAA
- a CDS encoding M14 family metallopeptidase — protein sequence MEKIEILRIESLSREPLVVEGYLFKGTNPKAPKIAIIGAMGGDSILPLYCASTLVDFFNNKVKKEKIKGDIFIIPSINHYALNIGKRYWPLDNTDINMMFPGYEEGETTQRIAKKVFDALNGYDYGIILEKRHDTAVCLPYIKLYKSGYEDLEAAKKFGFKLIHHRVMKSIDSVTLQYNWQLWGTKAFSIICPSINQVDKKTANQINQAIIRFMDKTKILNYHIFNGYESTVMDRKIINVVKAPKSGIFIPTEIPGNYVSKNQVIGEVVHSLEGNVIHQFLAPCNGMITCYYANSLIFENAIAFRIAKIG from the coding sequence ATGGAAAAAATTGAAATCCTAAGAATAGAGTCATTAAGTAGAGAACCTTTAGTTGTAGAAGGGTATTTATTTAAAGGTACAAATCCAAAAGCTCCAAAAATTGCAATAATTGGGGCAATGGGAGGAGATTCAATCCTTCCTTTATATTGTGCTTCAACTTTAGTTGATTTTTTTAACAATAAAGTAAAAAAAGAAAAAATTAAAGGAGATATATTTATCATACCTTCTATAAATCATTATGCTTTAAATATTGGAAAAAGGTATTGGCCTTTAGATAATACAGATATAAATATGATGTTTCCAGGATATGAAGAGGGAGAAACGACACAAAGAATTGCAAAAAAAGTTTTTGATGCTCTTAATGGTTATGATTATGGAATTATTTTAGAGAAACGACATGATACAGCAGTTTGTTTACCTTATATAAAATTATATAAAAGTGGATATGAAGATTTGGAAGCAGCTAAAAAATTTGGTTTTAAATTAATTCACCATAGAGTTATGAAATCAATTGATAGTGTTACTTTACAATATAATTGGCAACTTTGGGGAACAAAAGCTTTTTCTATTATTTGTCCAAGTATTAATCAAGTAGATAAAAAAACTGCAAATCAAATAAATCAAGCAATTATTAGATTTATGGATAAAACAAAGATTTTGAATTATCATATATTTAATGGATATGAATCAACAGTAATGGATAGAAAAATAATAAATGTAGTTAAAGCACCTAAAAGTGGTATATTTATTCCAACAGAAATACCTGGAAATTATGTATCGAAAAATCAAGTAATTGGAGAGGTTGTACACTCTTTAGAAGGCAATGTTATCCATCAATTTTTAGCACCATGTAATGGAATGATTACTTGTTATTACGCAAATTCTTTGATTTTTGAAAATGCGATTGCATTTAGAATTGCAAAAATCGGCTAA
- a CDS encoding alpha-E domain-containing protein: protein MEQLLTTNVANNLYWFGRYLERVEATLIETLFHFDKIVDIDKDSGKKFYKKLGIDIEYTNAKDFLKESIFGKHDANIYKLISYAKENAIISRSNIDTEAFGSVIELADLLKHSSHANFSIDCRFIEYILSLISQIWGELTRREKRDTSDYFIRLGKFVEKVDFHLRVGHDKEFSLVVIEEIDKIATILAPNAKFKTYDENDTYEAILNSVNSKINKIIVEEE, encoded by the coding sequence ATGGAACAATTGCTTACAACAAATGTTGCAAATAATCTTTATTGGTTTGGAAGATATTTAGAAAGAGTTGAAGCTACTTTGATAGAGACACTTTTTCATTTTGATAAAATAGTAGATATAGATAAAGATTCTGGAAAGAAATTTTACAAAAAACTAGGCATTGATATAGAGTACACAAATGCAAAAGATTTTTTAAAAGAGTCTATCTTTGGAAAACACGATGCAAATATCTATAAATTAATATCTTATGCAAAAGAGAATGCAATTATAAGTCGTTCAAATATTGATACTGAAGCTTTTGGTTCTGTTATTGAACTAGCAGATTTATTAAAACATTCAAGCCATGCAAATTTTAGTATTGATTGTAGATTTATCGAATATATTTTATCTTTAATTAGCCAAATTTGGGGAGAACTAACGAGAAGAGAAAAAAGAGACACTAGTGATTATTTCATTAGATTGGGAAAGTTTGTTGAAAAAGTAGATTTTCATTTAAGAGTTGGACATGATAAAGAATTTTCTTTAGTTGTAATAGAAGAAATAGATAAAATTGCAACAATACTTGCTCCAAATGCTAAGTTTAAAACATATGATGAAAATGATACATATGAAGCAATTTTAAATTCAGTTAATTCAAAAATAAATAAAATAATAGTTGAGGAAGAATGA
- a CDS encoding RrF2 family transcriptional regulator: MKVSKKTDYALRALFAIAEADNLISIRELSESVDVPRRFLENIMLEMNRAGWVKSIPGRYGGYVLAKGSDEITLGEVIRYFEGMIAMISCVSVSNYEPCSQEGKCYFRRVFLNIRNLTAQILDKTTIASCLGQAPVTKEDIYKEEFIGGLGI; the protein is encoded by the coding sequence ATGAAAGTTTCAAAAAAGACAGATTATGCGTTAAGAGCTTTGTTTGCAATAGCAGAAGCTGATAATTTAATTTCAATAAGAGAACTATCAGAATCTGTTGATGTTCCAAGAAGATTTTTAGAAAATATTATGCTTGAAATGAATAGAGCAGGTTGGGTAAAGAGTATTCCTGGTCGTTATGGTGGTTATGTTTTAGCAAAAGGTTCTGATGAAATAACTTTAGGTGAAGTAATAAGATATTTTGAAGGTATGATTGCTATGATATCTTGTGTTTCAGTATCAAATTATGAACCATGTAGCCAAGAAGGAAAGTGTTACTTTAGAAGAGTATTTTTAAATATTAGAAATTTAACAGCACAAATTCTTGATAAAACAACAATAGCTTCTTGTTTAGGACAAGCACCTGTTACAAAAGAAGATATTTATAAAGAAGAATTTATCGGTGGATTGGGTATTTAA